One region of Cucurbita pepo subsp. pepo cultivar mu-cu-16 chromosome LG03, ASM280686v2, whole genome shotgun sequence genomic DNA includes:
- the LOC111789841 gene encoding cellulose synthase-like protein D5, with product MVNRASSPSSSPVKITISSGSKTGNGIISMGLTSPISRASISNNPNSPLSCRGNRASSGGNRRSSGGKFVSMSKDEAVEESNSEFVTYTVHIPPTPDHQSISDSQASLPEENSNMGKPQSSFISGTLFTGGFNSVTRGHVIESLANPTEPIKLGLVCGMRGCDEKALKGNTTVPCDCGFNICRDCHLECVSHGDGRCPGCKESYRSVSDDEAEDQALPLPSMADAKFDKRLSLVKSFKAQNHPPDFDHARWLFETKGTYGYGNAVWPKDGYGFGSGANGFEQPPDFGVKNRRPLTRKVSVSAAILSPYRLLIIIRLVALGFFLTWRVRHPNHEAMWLWGMSITCELWFALSWLLDQLPKLCPVNRVTDLSVLKDRFESPNLRNPKGRSDLPGIDVFVSTADPEKEPPLVTANTILSILAVDYPVEKLACYLSDDGGSLLTFEALAETASFARVWVPFCRKHGIEPRNPEAYFGQKRDFLKNKVRLDFVRERRMVKREYDEFKVRINSLPESIRRRSDAYNAHEELRAKMKQMEMGSNPSEQIKISKATWMSDGSYWPGTWVSPDTDHSRGDHAGIIQAMLAPSNAEPVYGSKADGENLIDTTEVDIRLPMLVYVSREKRPRYDHNKKAGAMNALVRTSAIMSNGPFILNLDCDHYIYNSLALREGMCFMLDRGGDRICYVQFPQRFEGIDPNDRYANHNTVFFDVSMRALDGLQGPMYVGTGCIFRRTALYGFSPPRATEHHGWFGTRKSKLLLRKSRVSKKEDDEMAAPINGGSLDCDDDDADIESLLMPKRFGNSTSLAASIPVAEFQGRLLQELQSKGNQGRPAGSLAVPREPLDAATVAEAISVISCFYEDKTEWGKRVGWIYGSVTEDVVTGYRMHNRGWRSVYCVTKRDAFRGTAPINLTDRLHQVLRWATGSVEIFFSRNNALFATRRMKFLQRVAYFNVGMYPFTSFFLLVYCFLPAVSLFSGQFIVQSLSVTFLIFLLAITITLCLLAILEIKWSGITIHDWWRNEQFWLIGGTSAHPAAVLQGLLKVIAGVDISFTLTSKSATPEDGDDEFADLYVVKWSFLMIPPITIMLVNMIAIAVGVAKTLYSPFPEWSKLVGGVFFSFWVLCHLYPFAKGLMGRRGRVPTIVYVWSGLLSIIISLLWVYISPPSGVQDRMKFQFP from the exons atggtgaacaGGGCTTCCTCTCCGTCGTCTTCTCCGGTGAAGATAACTATCTCATCGGGAAGTAAAACAGGCAATGGAATCATATCGATGGGCTTAACGAGTCCGATTTCGCGTGCTTCGATTTCAAATAACCCAAATTCCCCTCTTAGTTGCAGAGGAAACAGAGCCTCTAGCGGCGGAAACCGCCGGTCGAGTGGTGGAAAGTTCGTTTCCATGTCAAAAGATGAGGCGGTTGAAGAAAGTAACTCGGAGTTCGTTACTTACACTGTTCATATTCCTCCAACCCCAGATCACCAGTCGATTTCTGACTCTCAAGCAAGCCTCCCTgaggaaaattcaaatatggGGAAGCCGCAGAGTAGCTTCATTTCTGGTACTCTTTTCACTGGGGGTTTCAATTCGGTGACTCGTGGGCATGTGATTGAGTCACTGGCGAACCCGACTGAGCCAATCAAATTGGGGCTTGTTTGCGGGATGAGAGGCTGTGATGAAAAGGCTTTGAAAGGGAACACGACGGTTCCATGTGATTGTGGGTTCAACATTTGCAGGGATTGTCATTTGGAATGTGTTAGCCATGGAGATGGCCGTTGTCCTGGTTGTAAAGAGAGTTACAGAAGTGTTAGTGATGATGAAGCAGAGGATCAAGCTTTGCCATTGCCTTCAATGGCGGATGCCAAGTTTGACAAAAGGCTGTCTTTGGTGAAATCATTCAAAGCTCAGAATCACCCGCCGGACTTCGATCATGCCCGGTGGCTTTTCGAGACCAAGGGGACATATGGCTATGGAAATGCAGTGTGGCCGAAGGACGGTTACGGGTTTGGCTCTGGAGCAAATGGTTTCGAGCAACCACCCGACTTCGGGGTGAAAAATCGGCGGCCCTTAACCCGGAAAGTCTCTGTTTCTGCTGCCATTCTAAGCCCATACAG ATTGCTTATTATAATCCGTCTAGTAGCACTTGGATTCTTTCTAACATGGAGAGTTAGACATCCAAATCATGAAGCAATGTGGCTATGGGGAATGTCCATTACTTGTGAACTCTGGTTTGCATTATCTTGGCTATTAGATCAACTTCCAAAGCTCTGTCCTGTAAACAGAGTAACCGACCTCTCTGTTCTCAAGGATCGATTCGAGTCGCCAAATCTCCGAAACCCGAAGGGTCGATCTGATCTTCCGGGAATCGACGTGTTTGTATCAACCGCAGATCCTGAGAAAGAACCACCACTTGTAACAGCCAACACAATTCTCTCAATCCTTGCTGTGGATTACCCTGTGGAGAAACTGGCTTGTTACTTATCAGATGATGGTGGTTCTCTCCTGACATTCGAAGCATTAGCTGAGACAGCCAGCTTTGCAAGAGTGTGGGTTCCGTTCTGTCGAAAGCACGGAATCGAGCCGAGGAATCCCGAGGCTTACTTCGGACAGAAGCGTGACTTTCTTAAGAACAAAGTGAGGCTTGattttgttagagagaggagaaTGGTGAAGAGAGAGTATGATGAATTCAAGGTGAGGATAAACTCATTGCCAGAGTCTATAAGGAGAAGATCAGATGCTTATAATGCCCATGAAGAACTTAGAGCCAAAATGAAGCAAATGGAAATGGGTAGCAATCCTTCAGAACAAATCAAGATCTCTAAGGCAACTTGGATGTCCGATGGCTCTTACTGGCCTGGAACTTGGGTATCTCCTGATACTGATCACTCAAGAGGAGATCATGCTGGTATAATTCAG GCTATGCTAGCTCCTTCCAATGCAGAACCAGTTTATGGTTCAAAAGCAGATGGGGAGAATTTGATTGACACAACAGAGGTGGATATCAGATTGCCAATGCTAGTTTATGTGTCTCGTGAGAAGCGGCCGAGGTACGATCACAACAAGAAAGCGGGAGCGATGAATGCTCTTGTTCGAACCAGCGCAATCATGTCGAATGGGcctttcattctcaatctcGACTGTGATCACTACATATACAACTCCTTGGCTCTACGAGAAGGGATGTGTTTTATGCTGGACAGGGGCGGTGATCGGATTTGTTATGTTCAGTTCCCGCAAAGATTCGAGGGGATCGACCCGAATGATCGGTATGCGAATCATAATACTGTGTTTTTTGATGTTAGTATGAGAGCTCTTGATGGGTTGCAGGGGCCTATGTATGTGGGGACTGGCTGCATATTCAGGAGGACGGCTTTGTATGGGTTTAGTCCTCCTAGAGCTACAGAGCACCATGGCTGGTTTGGTACTCGAAAAAGTAAGCTGTTACTAAGAAAGTCGAGGGTATCAAAGAAGGAAGACGATGAGATGGCCGCTCCGATCAATGGAGGCAGTCTAGATTGTGACGACGATGATGCAGACATTGAGTCCTTGCTTATGCCGAAGCGATTCGGAAACTCTACTTCTCTGGCTGCATCAATTCCGGTTGCAGAGTTTCAAGGAAGGTTGCTTCAAGAACTACAAAGCAAGGGCAATCAGGGTCGACCGGCTGGTTCTCTTGCCGTGCCCCGGGAACCTTTAGACGCTGCCACCGTTGCTGAGGCCATCAGTGTTATTTCCTGCTTCTATGAAGACAAGACAGAGTGGGGCAAAAGAGTAGGATGGATCTATGGCTCTGTAACAGAGGATGTGGTAACTGGTTATAGAATGCACAACAGAGGTTGGAGATCAGTGTATTGTGTTACCAAGCGCGATGCTTTTCGAGGCACAGCTCCGATCAACTTGACTGACAGGCTTCACCAAGTGCTCCGATGGGCCACGGGATCGGTCGAGATCTTTTTCTCGAGGAACAACGCCTTGTTTGCGACACGTAGAATGAAGTTCTTGCAAAGAGTAGCATACTTCAATGTTGGGATGTACCCTTTCacttccttcttcctccttgTCTACTGCTTCTTGCCTGCAGTTTCTCTGTTTTCAGGGCAGTTCATAGTCCAATCCCTCAGTGTGACATTCCTAATCTTCCTACTAGCCATCACAATCACATTGTGCTTACTCGCCATCCTCGAGATCAAGTGGTCGGGCATTACAATCCACGATTGGTGGCGAAACGAGCAATTCTGGCTAATTGGCGGGACAAGCGCCCACCCAGCCGCCGTGCTACAAGGCCTGCTGAAAGTCATAGCAGGAGTAGATATCTCATTCACATTGACATCCAAATCAGCCACACCGGAGGACGGAGATGACGAATTCGCAGACCTATACGTCGTGAAGTGGAGCTTTCTGATGATCCCTCCGATCACAATCATGCTGGTGAACATGATAGCCATTGCAGTGGGAGTTGCAAAGACATTGTACAGTCCATTTCCAGAATGGAGCAAGCTCGTGGGGGGAGTGTTCTTCAGCTTCTGGGTTCTGTGTCATCTCTACCCATTTGCCAAAGGGCTGATGGGGCGCCGCGGCCGAGTCCCGACGATAGTCTATGTATGGTCGGGGCTTCTATCGATCATAATTTCGCTGCTATGGGTCTACATTAGTCCTCCATCTGGGGTACAAGATCGTATGAAGTTTCAGTTCCCttga
- the LOC111789721 gene encoding uncharacterized protein LOC111789721 produces the protein MSCTKWDAARRAMKFLRRWKIHTHRRCRRSFPVDFCHVWRFIKRLIHPTPTPLRPYSAERQFSFNDNPIVHLKLHRLPPPSPPCDYEAEEEEEEEGIDSKAEKFIKMFYEEMRLQSQVSYLPLDWFSDADESPSDQYFVLS, from the coding sequence ATGTCCTGCACTAAATGGGATGCTGCTCGCAGAGCAATGAAATTCCTACGCCGGTGGAAAATTCACACCCACCGCCGCTGCCGTCGCTCCTTTCCGGTGGATTTCTGTCACGTGTGGCGGTTCATCAAGCGACTCATTCACCCAACCCCAACGCCTCTCCGCCCATATTCTGCAGAGCGTCAATTCTCCTTCAATGACAACCCCATTGTTCACCTGAAATTGCATCGCCTTCCGCCGCCGTCGCCGCCGTGTGATTATGAAgcggaggaggaagaggaagaagaagggattGATTCGAAGGCGGAGaagtttattaaaatgttttacgAGGAAATGAGGTTGCAGAGTCAGGTGTCGTATTTGCCGTTGGATTGGTTTTCTGACGCTGATGAGTCACCGTCGGatcaatattttgttttatcttaA
- the LOC111789842 gene encoding probable galacturonosyltransferase-like 7, whose amino-acid sequence MLWLMTVSGVFSAAMVMIVLAPALQSFPPAEAIRSSHLDFYLRLPLDTASSRSLNRFSFRKASTFRNAGQCGGGDSKYSGKFGVCDPNLVHVAITLDVEYLRGSVAAVNSILRNSQCPDSVFFHFLVSDTSLEDFVRSTFPQLKFKVYYFDPEIVRDLISTSVRQALEQPLNYARNYLAGLLESCVKKVIYLDSDLIVVDDIRKLWTTSLGEWTIGAPEYCHANFSKYFTARFWSDERLFGTFAGRKPCYFNTGVMVIDLVKWRASGYTEKIESWMKLQKSNRIYELGSLPPYLLVFAGNVATIEHRWNQHGLGGDSVRGSCRDLHPGPTSLLHWSGSGKPWLRLDSKQPCPLDSLWSPYDLYGYSL is encoded by the coding sequence ATGCTTTGGTTGATGACAGTATCGGGGGTTTTCTCCGCAGCAATGGTGATGATTGTGCTTGCTCCGGCTTTGCAATCGTTTCCTCCGGCTGAAGCCATTCGATCCTCTCATCTTGATTTTTACCTTCGTTTGCCTCTTGATACTGCCTCTTCCAGATCGTTGAACAGATTCTCCTTCCGAAAGGCATCTACATTTCGCAATGCCGGTCAATGCGGTGGCGGTGACTCGAAATATTCTGGGAAGTTTGGTGTGTGCGATCCGAATTTGGTTCATGTTGCCATTACGCTTGATGTGGAGTACCTTCGTGGCTCAGTTGCGGCCGTCAATTCGATTCTTCGAAACTCGCAATGTCCAGACagtgttttctttcattttctcgtTTCGGATACAAGTCTCGAGGACTTCGTTCGATCCACCTTCCCTCAGTTGAAATTTAAAGTGTACTATTTCGATCCGGAGATTGTCCGCGATCTTATCTCCACTTCGGTCAGGCAAGCGCTGGAGCAGCCACTTAATTATGCTAGAAATTACTTGGCTGGGTTGCTCGAGTCCTGTGTGAAGAAGGTAATTTACCTGGATTCTGATCTTATTGTGGTAGATGATATCCGAAAGCTATGGACGACGAGTTTGGGTGAGTGGACAATCGGAGCTCCTGAGTACTGCCATGCCAATTTTAGCAAGTATTTCACAGCGCGTTTCTGGTCTGATGAGAGACTTTTCGGGACATTTGCTGGAAGAAAACCATGTTACTTCAACACCGGCGTTATGGTCATAGATTTGGTTAAGTGGAGGGCTAGTGGGTACACGGAGAAGATTGAATCGTGGATGAAGCTTCAGAAGAGTAATCGCATCTATGAACTTGGGTCACTGCCGCCGTACCTGTTGGTTTTCGCGGGCAACGTGGCGACCATCGAACACCGATGGAACCAGCATGGTTTAGGAGGTGATAGCGTCAGAGGCAGCTGCCGTGACCTCCACCCGGGTCCGACGAGCCTCTTGCATTGGTCCGGCAGTGGGAAGCCATGGCTTAGGTTGGACTCTAAACAACCATGTCCACTGGACTCCCTATGGTCACCATACGATTTGTACGGATACTCCTTGTGA